In Maridesulfovibrio sp., the following proteins share a genomic window:
- the potA gene encoding spermidine/putrescine ABC transporter ATP-binding protein PotA, producing MADKVIELSEVSKSYDGDIAVERLSLSVEDGEFLTLLGPSGCGKTTMLRLLGGFEECDSGEILLDGKPMTGVEPEKRPVNTVFQSYALFPHMSVYDNVSFGLKIAGLKAADIEHEVAKALKLVRLENMGRRMPGELSGGQQQRIAIARAIVNKPRVLLLDEPMSALDYRLRKEMQKELKELQRTLGITFILVTHDQEEAFTMSDRVVVMNKGCIEQIGTPREIYEDPANLYVARFVGEINVLDGVITGKRENSFNAEVEGVAVSVKSQREFSVGDKIHVLLRPEDFRVEVMHEVNDDPELAEKFAKALLKGSVEHTYYKGATYDLDITLDDGKKILVSEFFDEDAETLYFHPGDRVAVGWFEGWEVVLHHEG from the coding sequence ATGGCAGATAAGGTCATCGAATTATCCGAAGTTTCAAAATCATATGATGGGGACATTGCCGTGGAACGGCTGTCCCTTTCTGTTGAGGATGGTGAATTCCTGACCCTGCTGGGACCTTCTGGTTGTGGCAAGACCACGATGCTGCGTCTTCTGGGCGGTTTTGAAGAGTGCGACAGCGGCGAGATTCTTCTCGACGGTAAGCCGATGACCGGAGTTGAACCGGAAAAGCGCCCGGTTAACACTGTATTCCAGAGCTATGCCCTGTTTCCGCATATGAGTGTTTACGATAATGTTTCTTTCGGCCTGAAGATAGCGGGATTGAAAGCAGCAGATATTGAGCATGAAGTGGCAAAAGCCCTAAAATTGGTTCGTCTGGAAAATATGGGCCGGCGGATGCCCGGAGAACTTTCCGGTGGCCAGCAACAGCGTATAGCCATTGCCAGAGCCATTGTAAATAAACCCCGGGTGTTGCTTCTGGACGAACCCATGTCCGCCCTTGATTATCGCTTGCGCAAGGAAATGCAGAAGGAACTCAAGGAACTACAGAGAACCCTCGGCATCACTTTCATACTTGTTACCCACGATCAGGAAGAAGCTTTCACTATGTCTGACCGGGTTGTGGTCATGAACAAGGGCTGTATTGAACAGATAGGTACTCCCCGTGAAATTTACGAAGACCCTGCCAATCTGTATGTAGCACGCTTTGTCGGTGAGATTAACGTGCTTGACGGAGTGATCACCGGGAAACGGGAAAACAGCTTCAACGCAGAAGTTGAGGGTGTAGCGGTCAGCGTCAAATCACAACGGGAATTTTCCGTGGGAGATAAGATTCATGTTCTGCTCAGGCCGGAAGATTTCCGGGTTGAAGTCATGCATGAAGTTAATGATGACCCTGAGCTGGCTGAAAAGTTTGCCAAAGCACTGCTCAAAGGCAGTGTGGAGCATACCTATTACAAAGGTGCCACCTATGATTTGGACATCACTCTTGATGATGGGAAAAAAATTCTTGTTTCAGAGTTTTTTGATGAAGACGCTGAGACCCTTTATTTCCACCCCGGAGACCGTGTAGCCGTCGGTTGGTTTGAAGGTTGGGAGGTGGTTCTGCACCATGAAGGATAG
- the potB gene encoding spermidine/putrescine ABC transporter permease PotB: MKDRRLFKRFIIGGVLGWITLFGIIPTIMLLGVSFMRRHADNLIDPTFSLESYFRLFEPALGTMLMQSLFMAGTATFLCLLIGYPFAYIAARASKENSRLMLMMVMIPFWTNTLIRTYAMVAVLKADGILNKTLMFLGLIDAPVKIMYTHSAVFIGLVYTLLPFMILPLYAAIEKLDHRLLESARDLGAGKWLTFSKITIPLTMPGIVSGCMLVFLPALGMFYIPDVLGGARTMLLGNYIRDQFLTARDLPMGSAASIAMTLMMGLMLGLYYRSIRRSGRRLKL; encoded by the coding sequence ATGAAGGATAGACGCTTGTTTAAACGTTTTATCATTGGGGGCGTTCTGGGATGGATCACCCTGTTCGGGATTATTCCAACCATTATGCTGCTGGGCGTAAGCTTTATGCGCCGCCATGCCGACAACCTGATCGATCCGACGTTTTCACTGGAAAGCTATTTCAGGCTTTTTGAGCCGGCACTGGGAACCATGCTGATGCAGTCCCTGTTTATGGCAGGAACGGCAACATTTCTCTGCCTGCTTATCGGCTATCCTTTTGCCTACATAGCGGCTCGTGCAAGCAAGGAAAATTCACGGCTGATGCTTATGATGGTCATGATCCCGTTCTGGACCAACACTCTGATCAGGACATACGCAATGGTTGCAGTTCTCAAGGCTGACGGAATTCTGAATAAGACTCTTATGTTCCTCGGCCTGATCGATGCGCCTGTAAAAATCATGTATACCCACTCTGCGGTATTCATCGGACTGGTATATACTCTGCTGCCGTTTATGATTCTGCCTCTTTACGCCGCTATAGAGAAACTAGATCATCGTCTGCTTGAATCAGCAAGAGATCTTGGAGCTGGTAAATGGCTGACATTCAGCAAAATCACCATTCCGTTGACCATGCCCGGTATTGTCTCCGGTTGCATGCTGGTGTTCCTTCCCGCGCTTGGCATGTTTTATATTCCCGATGTCCTCGGTGGAGCGCGGACAATGCTGCTGGGTAACTATATTCGTGACCAGTTTCTTACTGCACGTGACCTGCCCATGGGATCCGCGGCATCAATTGCCATGACCCTGATGATGGGGCTTATGTTGGGACTGTATTACCGCAGCATTCGTCGCTCCGGCAGGAGGTTGAAATTGTGA
- a CDS encoding GNAT family N-acetyltransferase yields MTSQEDPSVKTQEVEISSWITPDDVEKILNMIAASGLFSASEIDSAESLAWDCAYGNGSGPDIFLKATVNEAGNETVIGFLCFGPIPYWPGNYELYALAVEPEYQRMGIGSALLAEMNKVIAGKDGNSILLETKTDRAYETARLFCEANNFSPEHRFIKQFIPENGGIVYRCDLSSDVDNLL; encoded by the coding sequence ATGACTTCACAGGAAGATCCATCTGTCAAAACACAAGAGGTCGAGATCTCTTCGTGGATCACACCGGACGATGTTGAAAAAATTTTGAACATGATTGCGGCTAGCGGTCTTTTTTCGGCTTCGGAAATAGATTCAGCAGAATCTTTGGCATGGGACTGTGCATACGGGAACGGGAGCGGACCTGATATTTTCCTTAAAGCAACTGTAAATGAAGCAGGCAATGAAACCGTTATAGGTTTTCTCTGTTTCGGCCCGATTCCATATTGGCCGGGCAACTACGAATTATACGCCCTTGCAGTGGAGCCCGAATACCAGCGGATGGGAATCGGTTCAGCTCTGTTGGCTGAAATGAATAAAGTGATCGCAGGTAAAGACGGTAACAGCATTCTTCTGGAAACAAAGACTGACAGGGCTTATGAAACTGCTCGCCTTTTTTGCGAAGCAAATAATTTCAGTCCTGAACATCGTTTTATTAAACAATTTATTCCCGAAAACGGGGGAATTGTTTATCGCTGTGACCTGAGTTCCGATGTCGATAATTTGCTTTAA
- the rimK gene encoding 30S ribosomal protein S6--L-glutamate ligase, with translation MKIAILSRKASLYSTNSLVEACKAAGHDVCVINPLRCYMNIAPHNPTIHYKGQDLSGVDAVIPRIGASITFYGTAVVRQFEMMGIYCLNESVAITRSRDKLRSMQLLSRKGIGLPVTGFANSTKFTDDLIEMVGGAPLVVKLLEGTQGIGVVLAENNQAAKSVIEAFQGVKADILVQEYIKDAKGRDIRCLVIGGKVVASMQRQAPAGEFRSNLHRGGSASTIKITPEERSTAVRAAKIMGLNVCGVDLLRTNHGPVVMEVNSSPGLEGIETVTGKDISGKIIEFIEKNAKSGNNKTRGKG, from the coding sequence ATGAAAATAGCAATTCTTTCTCGAAAAGCGTCCCTATACTCTACCAATAGCTTAGTGGAGGCATGCAAGGCGGCAGGACATGACGTCTGTGTAATCAACCCCTTGCGCTGCTACATGAACATAGCTCCCCATAATCCGACTATTCACTATAAAGGTCAGGATTTGTCAGGAGTTGATGCCGTTATCCCGCGTATCGGAGCTTCCATTACCTTTTATGGTACAGCTGTTGTTCGCCAGTTTGAAATGATGGGGATATACTGCCTAAACGAATCAGTTGCTATTACACGCTCGCGTGACAAGCTGCGCTCCATGCAGCTCCTTTCCAGAAAGGGAATTGGACTTCCGGTAACCGGTTTTGCAAATTCCACCAAATTTACTGATGACCTGATTGAGATGGTCGGAGGTGCTCCACTGGTGGTCAAGCTTTTGGAAGGAACGCAGGGTATCGGTGTTGTGCTGGCTGAAAATAATCAGGCCGCCAAAAGTGTTATCGAAGCTTTTCAGGGTGTTAAGGCCGATATCCTGGTTCAGGAATACATTAAGGATGCCAAGGGCCGTGATATCCGTTGTCTGGTCATTGGCGGCAAGGTTGTGGCATCCATGCAGCGTCAGGCTCCAGCCGGAGAATTTCGTTCCAATCTGCACCGGGGTGGTTCAGCTTCCACTATTAAGATTACGCCTGAAGAGCGTTCAACTGCGGTCAGGGCTGCCAAAATTATGGGCCTGAACGTCTGCGGCGTAGACCTGCTCAGGACCAATCACGGTCCGGTTGTTATGGAAGTCAACTCCTCGCCCGGACTTGAAGGTATTGAAACCGTTACCGGAAAAGATATTTCCGGTAAGATTATAGAATTTATAGAGAAAAACGCTAAATCGGGTAACAATAAGACCCGTGGGAAGGGATAG
- a CDS encoding sigma-54 dependent transcriptional regulator, translated as MRKMLVITRDGNRSEEIGDQIDQIEEILTETSTESSGLEDDREVDTLFVDVESLQNKSKSMTKALNDLWKHYPSASIVVMATEDQTKEAVDAVKAGAFDYLTHPIEKEELGLVMEKVRESDVLQSELDYLRGQFWNEDSLEYVDTRSKSMRDVFAKIRQVAGTRTTVLLTGETGTGKSLIAKLIHAHSNRKDMPFISVHCGAIPDTLVESELFGHEKGSFTGAIRRKLGKFELAHEGTIFLDEIGTVSQSVQVKLLNVIQERIIQRVGGENDISVDVRIIAATNEDMAQLCDDGKFRRDLFYRLNVFPIRIPPLRERREDIPRLSEGFIRQFNGLLNTEIKGIHPQVLDTLLEYDWPGNVRELENVIERACILETGDILQPESFPPDLMDVQGEVVTSPVKTSLPLKEARQITVDRFEKQYLSSLLEQCNGVVKVTAEKAGITTRQLSKLMNRHGLKRCDFKNKKQ; from the coding sequence ATGAGAAAGATGCTAGTGATAACCCGCGACGGGAACAGGTCGGAAGAGATCGGGGACCAGATAGATCAGATTGAAGAAATTCTGACCGAAACATCCACTGAATCATCAGGTTTGGAAGATGACCGGGAAGTGGACACGCTTTTTGTGGATGTTGAATCGCTGCAAAATAAAAGTAAATCGATGACAAAGGCTCTTAATGACCTTTGGAAACATTATCCTTCCGCCTCAATTGTCGTTATGGCGACAGAGGATCAGACCAAGGAAGCGGTAGATGCGGTGAAAGCCGGCGCCTTCGATTACCTAACCCATCCCATTGAAAAGGAAGAACTCGGACTGGTTATGGAGAAGGTTCGTGAATCGGATGTGCTTCAATCTGAGCTTGATTACCTTAGAGGGCAATTCTGGAATGAAGATTCACTGGAGTACGTGGATACGCGCAGTAAATCCATGCGCGATGTTTTTGCCAAAATAAGACAGGTGGCAGGAACCCGCACTACTGTATTGCTGACAGGTGAAACCGGAACAGGTAAAAGCCTTATCGCCAAGTTGATTCATGCCCATAGTAACCGAAAAGATATGCCTTTCATCAGCGTCCATTGCGGTGCAATTCCTGACACGCTTGTAGAGAGCGAACTCTTCGGTCACGAGAAAGGGTCTTTTACCGGGGCCATTCGGCGCAAGCTGGGTAAATTTGAATTGGCCCATGAAGGCACCATTTTTCTGGATGAAATCGGTACTGTCAGCCAGTCTGTGCAGGTTAAGCTGCTCAACGTAATTCAGGAACGTATCATCCAGCGTGTCGGCGGGGAGAATGACATCTCTGTTGATGTACGTATTATTGCCGCGACTAATGAAGATATGGCACAACTTTGCGATGACGGTAAATTCCGCCGGGATCTTTTTTACAGGCTGAATGTTTTCCCCATCAGAATCCCCCCGTTAAGAGAGCGCCGTGAAGATATTCCCAGGCTTTCCGAAGGTTTCATAAGACAGTTTAACGGGCTGTTGAATACAGAAATCAAAGGTATCCATCCTCAAGTTTTGGACACTCTGCTGGAATATGACTGGCCTGGGAATGTGCGTGAGTTGGAGAACGTCATTGAGCGTGCCTGCATTCTGGAAACTGGCGATATTCTTCAGCCGGAAAGTTTTCCGCCTGACCTCATGGATGTTCAGGGTGAAGTTGTGACCTCTCCGGTCAAGACCAGCCTCCCGCTCAAGGAAGCCCGTCAGATAACTGTGGACAGGTTTGAGAAACAATATCTTTCCAGTCTGCTTGAGCAGTGTAATGGAGTTGTCAAAGTTACAGCGGAAAAAGCCGGAATAACGACCCGTCAGTTAAGCAAGCTGATGAATCGGCATGGTCTTAAAAGGTGCGATTTCAAAAACAAGAAACAATAA
- a CDS encoding ATP-dependent zinc protease, with protein MITHKQPKMIIGWREWVSLPDFCVPGIKAKIDTGAASSAIHAFDIEPFDNNGIPFVRFSIHPLQGRHDIVIPCEAKLVDRRKVTNSGGKSQNRYVVETTLSIAGRQWPIELTLTNRDQMKFRMLLGRSAMSGRILADPQLSYQAGKYSSSTFYQTLMKK; from the coding sequence ATGATAACTCACAAGCAACCTAAGATGATTATCGGGTGGCGGGAATGGGTCTCGCTGCCCGATTTTTGCGTTCCGGGGATTAAGGCAAAAATTGACACAGGAGCTGCATCCTCGGCAATCCATGCCTTTGATATTGAGCCCTTCGATAATAATGGAATTCCATTTGTCAGGTTTAGTATTCACCCATTGCAGGGAAGGCATGATATAGTGATTCCGTGTGAGGCAAAGCTTGTTGATCGGCGCAAGGTAACAAACTCCGGCGGTAAATCACAAAACAGATATGTCGTAGAAACAACATTGAGTATAGCTGGACGTCAATGGCCCATAGAGCTTACCCTGACCAACCGTGATCAGATGAAATTCCGTATGCTGCTGGGCAGATCAGCAATGAGTGGGAGGATTCTTGCCGACCCGCAACTTTCATATCAGGCAGGAAAATACAGTTCATCAACCTTTTATCAAACTCTTATGAAAAAATGA
- a CDS encoding extracellular solute-binding protein, whose protein sequence is MKKTLLAFAIVLFCCTQAIAASGELYLYIWSEYIPDEVVENFTKETGIKVHISNYDSNEAMYTKVKLAGQGYDLIVPSSDYVSLMRRQGLLLPLDKSKLSNFEYLAPKFTNQSFDPDNIYSIPYMWGSTSIVVNTAMVGEDTVTSIADLWKPELKGKLLLPNEPREVFALALKLLGYPVNETNPAHIEEAYQKLKTLMPSVRVFDSDSPKQALLAGEVAVGVVFNGEAFIANQENPDIKYVYPPEGFNLWVDSLCIPKGAKNIEEAHAFLDYLLRPDVATIISTEMGYSTPNEPAMKLLPKQVRNNPIVYPSKEVIDRGEFQDYLGESMKLYDEYWVKLKTN, encoded by the coding sequence ATGAAAAAAACTTTGCTGGCTTTCGCCATAGTCCTTTTTTGTTGCACACAGGCCATTGCCGCCAGTGGTGAGCTCTATCTCTATATCTGGTCTGAATATATTCCGGATGAAGTAGTGGAGAATTTCACCAAGGAAACCGGGATCAAAGTTCACATATCCAACTACGACAGTAACGAAGCCATGTATACCAAGGTCAAACTGGCTGGGCAGGGCTACGACCTCATAGTTCCTTCCTCTGATTACGTAAGCCTGATGCGTCGTCAGGGACTGCTGCTGCCGTTGGACAAAAGTAAGCTGAGTAATTTTGAGTACCTCGCGCCCAAGTTCACCAACCAGTCATTTGATCCGGACAATATTTACTCTATCCCGTACATGTGGGGGTCGACATCTATTGTTGTGAATACCGCCATGGTAGGGGAAGATACCGTTACATCAATTGCAGATCTCTGGAAGCCGGAACTCAAGGGTAAATTGCTGTTGCCCAACGAACCGCGTGAGGTATTTGCCCTTGCATTGAAGCTGCTGGGGTATCCTGTAAATGAAACCAACCCTGCGCACATTGAAGAGGCTTACCAGAAGTTGAAAACCCTGATGCCCAGTGTCCGCGTTTTTGATTCCGATTCTCCCAAACAGGCTTTGCTTGCAGGAGAAGTTGCGGTTGGAGTTGTCTTTAACGGTGAGGCCTTTATAGCCAATCAGGAAAATCCCGACATCAAATATGTGTATCCTCCGGAAGGGTTCAATCTCTGGGTGGATTCCCTGTGCATTCCAAAGGGTGCAAAAAACATCGAAGAAGCACATGCCTTCCTCGACTATCTGCTGCGTCCTGATGTAGCCACCATCATTTCTACGGAGATGGGTTACTCCACTCCCAATGAACCGGCTATGAAACTTCTCCCGAAACAAGTGCGAAATAACCCCATTGTCTATCCTTCCAAGGAAGTAATCGACCGGGGTGAATTTCAGGATTACCTTGGCGAGTCCATGAAGCTCTATGACGAATACTGGGTGAAGCTGAAAACCAACTAA
- the potC gene encoding spermidine/putrescine ABC transporter permease PotC, with translation MNKIFKSLYVGLVYVFLYLPLAVMAVYSFNASKYSLSWKGFTFKWYGKLLANTTLIDAALRSLTIAVISASIACLIGTLAAFMLHQYRFKGRRAVFGSIFVMMMSPDIVIGISLLVLFMAAGITLGFWTLLMGHVTLCVPFVTATVYSRFKGFDRTVVEAARDLGASEYQVFKKIVVPMAMPGLMAGWLLSFTLSLDDVIISFFTTGPTYEVLPLRIYSMVRLGIKPDVNALSVVMIGITVVAVVLSRRLLKERRL, from the coding sequence GTGAATAAGATATTCAAATCTCTGTATGTCGGGCTGGTGTATGTTTTTTTGTATCTTCCTCTGGCGGTCATGGCGGTATATTCTTTCAATGCCTCTAAATATTCACTTTCGTGGAAAGGGTTTACCTTTAAATGGTATGGAAAGCTGCTTGCCAATACTACTTTGATTGATGCCGCGCTCCGGTCTTTGACCATCGCGGTGATTTCAGCTTCAATCGCCTGTCTGATTGGAACACTTGCGGCCTTTATGCTTCACCAATACCGCTTTAAAGGACGCAGGGCGGTTTTCGGCAGCATATTTGTAATGATGATGTCCCCGGATATTGTCATTGGTATTTCTCTGCTTGTATTGTTTATGGCAGCAGGTATCACGCTCGGGTTCTGGACTCTGCTTATGGGACATGTGACACTTTGTGTTCCGTTTGTTACCGCCACAGTCTATTCGCGATTCAAGGGGTTTGACAGAACGGTAGTAGAGGCGGCCCGAGATCTGGGGGCCAGTGAATATCAGGTTTTCAAAAAGATTGTTGTCCCCATGGCTATGCCCGGGCTTATGGCCGGATGGCTGCTTAGCTTCACTCTTTCGCTGGACGACGTAATCATCAGTTTTTTTACCACAGGGCCGACTTATGAAGTGCTGCCACTGAGGATATATTCCATGGTCCGTTTAGGAATAAAACCTGACGTCAATGCACTCAGTGTTGTGATGATCGGGATAACCGTGGTCGCTGTAGTTCTTTCTCGGCGGCTTCTTAAGGAGAGAAGATTATGA
- the corA gene encoding magnesium/cobalt transporter CorA → MARFLNNKDQKAGMPPGSLVFTGQHKISEPQIRVTEYSSSDLEETALESVNDIPECPAQTKRMWLNLDGIHDAEVIKRIGDSFNLSPLVMEDILDTGQRPFVEDYQDQIFTTLKLLIAGSPEQKVFTEQISFVLGENFLISFQEQPNPTFDPVRKRLMKHKSKIRNYGPDYLFYTLVDSVLENYLKVVEVMGERIEDLEEEVTDEPSKEHLESINFYRREIAYIRKAIRPVREIILKLNKLDSEFIADETLIYMKDLPNMIDQALDSLEIYKDILGDLFTTYNMYMATRLNETMKFLTVFSTIFIPLTFLAGIYGMNFDFIPELHYKSGYYVLLCLMIAIAIAMLVFFRKRKWI, encoded by the coding sequence ATGGCAAGATTTTTAAATAATAAAGATCAAAAAGCGGGCATGCCTCCCGGTTCTCTGGTTTTTACAGGGCAGCACAAAATATCTGAACCCCAAATAAGGGTTACGGAGTACAGCAGTTCCGACTTGGAAGAAACAGCTTTGGAATCAGTAAATGATATTCCGGAATGTCCTGCGCAGACTAAGCGGATGTGGTTGAACCTTGACGGAATCCACGACGCAGAGGTCATAAAAAGAATCGGGGACAGCTTCAATCTATCTCCTCTGGTAATGGAAGATATCTTGGATACTGGGCAACGGCCTTTTGTTGAGGATTATCAGGATCAGATATTTACGACTCTGAAATTGTTGATAGCAGGCAGTCCAGAGCAAAAAGTGTTTACTGAACAAATCAGTTTTGTTTTGGGCGAAAACTTCCTGATATCATTTCAGGAGCAGCCGAACCCAACTTTTGACCCGGTTCGTAAAAGGCTTATGAAGCACAAAAGTAAAATCAGAAATTACGGGCCGGATTATCTGTTTTACACCCTTGTGGACAGCGTTCTCGAAAATTACCTGAAAGTAGTGGAAGTAATGGGCGAGAGGATCGAGGATCTGGAAGAGGAAGTTACAGACGAGCCTTCAAAGGAGCATCTTGAAAGCATCAACTTCTATCGGCGTGAAATTGCTTATATTCGTAAAGCCATCAGGCCGGTACGGGAAATAATATTGAAATTGAATAAGCTTGATTCAGAATTTATTGCTGATGAAACACTGATCTACATGAAAGATCTGCCGAACATGATAGATCAAGCTCTGGATTCATTGGAAATTTATAAAGATATTCTGGGCGACCTGTTCACAACTTATAATATGTATATGGCTACCCGTTTAAATGAGACCATGAAATTTCTAACGGTTTTCTCAACAATCTTTATTCCGTTAACTTTTTTAGCGGGGATTTACGGTATGAATTTCGATTTCATACCCGAGCTTCACTATAAAAGCGGATACTACGTTTTGCTCTGTCTTATGATTGCCATAGCAATTGCTATGCTTGTGTTTTTTAGAAAGAGAAAATGGATATAA